In Mycolicibacterium mucogenicum DSM 44124, the following are encoded in one genomic region:
- a CDS encoding TauD/TfdA dioxygenase family protein, with protein sequence MSVLTINKLTSSVGAEVSGIDAERLAADDALAAAVLDALEDNGVLVFPGLWLEPQQQVAFCRRLGHVDHSSDGHHSVAGIYPITLDTSKNASAAYLRATFDWHIDGCTPIEDTCPQQATVLSAVAVAASGGETEFANSYGAYDGLTDDERERYGQLRVVHSLEASQRRVTPDPSPEQLAVWRSRRTHEHPLVWTHRSGRKSLVLGASADYIVGMEPDEGRALLAELLERATAADKVYSHTWSVGDTVIWDNRGVLHRAAPYDPDSPREMLRTTVLGDEPIQ encoded by the coding sequence GTGAGTGTCCTGACCATCAACAAGCTCACGTCATCGGTCGGGGCCGAAGTGTCCGGCATCGATGCCGAACGGCTGGCCGCCGACGATGCGCTCGCCGCGGCAGTGCTGGATGCCTTGGAGGACAACGGCGTACTGGTCTTCCCGGGACTGTGGCTCGAGCCGCAGCAGCAGGTCGCGTTCTGCCGCCGGCTCGGGCATGTCGATCACTCGTCGGACGGACACCATTCCGTTGCGGGCATCTACCCGATCACGCTCGACACGTCCAAGAACGCCTCGGCGGCGTATCTGCGGGCGACGTTCGATTGGCACATCGACGGCTGCACACCCATCGAGGACACCTGCCCGCAGCAGGCGACCGTGCTTTCGGCAGTCGCGGTGGCGGCGTCCGGCGGCGAGACCGAGTTTGCGAATTCCTATGGCGCATATGACGGACTGACCGACGACGAACGGGAGCGGTACGGGCAGCTGCGGGTGGTGCATTCGCTCGAGGCATCGCAACGCCGCGTCACACCCGATCCGTCGCCTGAACAGCTCGCCGTGTGGCGGTCGCGGCGGACGCACGAGCATCCGCTGGTCTGGACGCACCGTTCCGGACGCAAGTCACTCGTTCTTGGTGCGTCGGCGGACTACATCGTCGGCATGGAGCCGGACGAGGGACGCGCGCTGCTCGCCGAACTGCTGGAGCGGGCCACTGCCGCAGACAAGGTGTACAGCCACACGTGGTCGGTGGGGGACACCGTCATCTGGGACAACCGCGGGGTGCTGCACCGTGCCGCCCCCTACGACCCGGATTCGCCGCGGGAGATGCTGCGGACGACCGTTCTGGGGGACGAGCCGATCCAGTGA
- a CDS encoding DUF1330 domain-containing protein: MAKGYVILTEDVKDPAGMAEYAKLAGKAMSSATIVSVDQNPQVLEGSWHGNQTVVLEFESVDAARAWYESDAYQAAAKVRQSAADCNAVILSGFGA; encoded by the coding sequence GTGGCCAAGGGATATGTGATCCTCACCGAGGACGTCAAGGACCCCGCCGGCATGGCGGAGTACGCCAAGCTGGCCGGCAAGGCGATGTCGTCGGCCACCATCGTGTCGGTGGACCAGAATCCCCAGGTGCTCGAGGGTAGCTGGCACGGCAACCAGACCGTCGTGCTGGAGTTCGAGTCGGTGGATGCCGCCCGAGCTTGGTACGAATCCGACGCCTACCAGGCGGCGGCCAAGGTCCGCCAGTCCGCCGCGGATTGCAACGCCGTGATCCTGTCGGGCTTCGGGGCCTGA
- a CDS encoding SDR family NAD(P)-dependent oxidoreductase gives MTRVAVVTGGASGMGEATCHELGRRGHKVAVLDLNGEAAQRVAENLRADGVEAVGIAADVSDRVSVEDAFAKVRSEFGPVHILVTSAGVVDFAAFTDISLDSWQRLIDVNLTGTFHCCQVAIPDMLAAGWGRIVMISSSSAQRGSPGMAHYAASKGALLSLTKSLAREYGPAGITVNNVPPSGIETPMQHQSQAAGNLPPNEQMAASIPVGHLGTGDDIAAAVGFLCSSEAGFITGQTLGVNGGAVM, from the coding sequence ATGACACGCGTGGCTGTGGTGACCGGCGGTGCGTCGGGTATGGGGGAAGCGACCTGCCATGAATTGGGGCGGCGGGGGCACAAGGTCGCCGTCCTCGACCTCAACGGGGAAGCGGCACAGCGGGTTGCGGAAAATCTGCGCGCCGACGGGGTGGAGGCAGTCGGGATCGCCGCCGACGTCAGCGACCGCGTCTCTGTGGAAGACGCCTTCGCCAAGGTGCGCAGCGAGTTCGGGCCCGTGCACATCCTGGTCACCAGTGCCGGCGTGGTGGACTTCGCGGCTTTCACCGACATCAGCCTGGATTCGTGGCAGCGGCTGATCGACGTCAATCTGACCGGTACGTTCCACTGCTGTCAGGTCGCGATACCCGACATGCTCGCGGCCGGGTGGGGTCGCATCGTGATGATCTCGTCGTCCAGCGCGCAGCGCGGGTCGCCGGGGATGGCGCATTACGCCGCGTCCAAAGGCGCGTTGCTCTCGCTGACGAAATCACTTGCCCGCGAATATGGTCCGGCGGGGATCACGGTGAACAACGTACCGCCGTCGGGCATCGAGACGCCCATGCAGCACCAGTCGCAGGCGGCGGGCAATCTACCGCCCAACGAGCAGATGGCGGCCAGTATCCCGGTTGGCCACCTCGGCACCGGCGACGACATCGCAGCGGCCGTCGGGTTCCTGTGCTCGTCGGAGGCCGGCTTCATCACCGGGCAGACCCTCGGTGTCAACGGCGGGGCCGTGATGTGA
- a CDS encoding cytochrome P450 has translation MSEDLTAVDFFRDDRLTDDPYPFYEALRNKCPVTREEHYGVTMVTGWQEAVDVYNDADTFSSCISVTGPFPGFPVPLEGDDVSELIEKHRDEIPYSDQLPTLDPPTHTNHRALLMRLITPKRLKENEDAMWRIADDMLGEFLAPGAGEFIKGFAGPFTLRVIADLLGVPDEDCPELLERLAKGTHGGGLGSTDEKTLSKTPFEYLYEAFAVYVEDRRREPRDDVLTGLATATFPDGTMPTVDDVVRVATNVFSAGQETTVRLLSTALKVIGEQPDMQAKLRADRSLLPNFIEECLRIESPVKGDFRLSRVPTTIGDEAIGAGCTLMVINGAANRDPRRFEDPDTFDAERKNARQHLAFGRGIHSCPGAPLARAETRVALERLLDRTSDIRISEAHHGPAGNRRYQYIPTYILRGIIDLHLEFDPAGSAS, from the coding sequence GTGTCGGAAGACCTCACCGCGGTCGATTTCTTCCGGGATGATCGGCTGACCGACGACCCGTACCCGTTTTACGAGGCCCTGCGCAACAAGTGCCCGGTGACCCGTGAAGAGCACTACGGCGTCACGATGGTCACCGGCTGGCAGGAAGCGGTCGATGTCTACAACGACGCCGACACGTTCTCGTCGTGCATCTCGGTGACGGGCCCGTTCCCGGGCTTCCCGGTACCGCTCGAGGGTGACGATGTCAGCGAGCTCATCGAGAAGCACCGTGACGAGATTCCCTACAGCGACCAGCTGCCCACGCTCGATCCGCCGACGCACACCAATCACCGCGCCCTGCTGATGCGGCTGATCACCCCCAAGCGCCTCAAGGAGAACGAGGACGCGATGTGGCGGATCGCCGACGACATGCTGGGTGAGTTCCTGGCGCCCGGCGCGGGCGAGTTCATCAAGGGGTTCGCCGGGCCGTTCACGCTGCGCGTCATCGCGGACCTCCTCGGGGTTCCCGATGAGGATTGCCCCGAACTGCTCGAGCGCCTCGCGAAGGGCACCCATGGGGGCGGGCTCGGTAGTACCGACGAAAAGACGCTCTCCAAAACGCCTTTCGAGTATCTCTACGAGGCCTTCGCGGTCTACGTCGAAGACCGCCGCCGCGAACCCCGCGACGACGTGCTGACGGGCCTGGCGACCGCGACCTTCCCCGACGGCACCATGCCGACGGTGGACGACGTGGTGCGCGTGGCCACGAATGTGTTCTCGGCCGGGCAGGAGACCACCGTCCGACTGCTCAGCACGGCGCTGAAGGTTATCGGCGAGCAACCCGACATGCAGGCCAAGCTCCGCGCGGATCGCAGCCTGCTGCCGAACTTCATCGAGGAGTGCCTACGCATCGAAAGTCCGGTTAAGGGCGACTTCCGGCTCTCGCGTGTGCCGACCACGATCGGTGACGAGGCGATCGGTGCGGGCTGCACGCTGATGGTGATCAATGGTGCGGCCAACCGGGATCCGCGACGCTTCGAGGATCCCGACACCTTCGACGCCGAACGCAAGAACGCGCGTCAACACCTCGCCTTCGGCCGCGGTATCCACAGCTGCCCGGGTGCGCCGCTGGCGCGGGCCGAGACCCGCGTGGCGCTGGAGCGGCTCCTCGACCGGACATCGGATATCAGAATCTCCGAGGCCCACCACGGACCGGCGGGAAATCGCCGGTACCAATACATTCCGACCTACATCCTGCGTGGCATCATCGACCTCCATCTCGAATTCGATCCGGCCGGGAGCGCGTCATGA
- a CDS encoding aromatic ring-hydroxylating oxygenase subunit alpha, which translates to MAKWPKPAEGSWTEHYPELGTGPISFRDSISPEFYELEREAVFKRAWLNVGRIEEVPRVGSYVTKEIDAARTSVIVVKGKDEQIRAFYNICRHRGNKLVWNDFPNEETKGGCRQFTCKYHGWRYDLKGDLTFVQQEGEFFGLDSSRYGLKPVHCDVWNGFIFINFDPEPQWSLREFLGPMITALDDYPFGAMTERYDFAAENNSNWKIFADAFQEYYHVPSLHSQQVPSAVRQPNASFECGHFQIDGPHRLVSTAGTRRWKLDPDYMYPVERITRSGLVGPWRTPETHFSAGLNPGGIEPWGITNFQIFPNLEILIYHGWYLLYRYWPTSHNTHKFEAYNAFHPARTVRERIEHEVASVVLKEFALQDAGMLGGTQAALEYDVVDDYPLSDQEILVRHLHKVSVDWVEQYKAQRAPVGV; encoded by the coding sequence ATGGCTAAGTGGCCCAAGCCCGCGGAAGGCAGCTGGACCGAGCACTATCCCGAACTCGGCACCGGGCCGATTTCGTTCCGCGATTCGATCTCGCCGGAGTTCTACGAACTCGAGCGCGAAGCGGTCTTCAAACGCGCGTGGCTCAATGTCGGACGGATCGAGGAGGTGCCCCGGGTCGGCAGCTACGTCACCAAGGAGATCGACGCTGCCAGGACCTCGGTGATCGTGGTGAAGGGCAAGGACGAACAGATCCGCGCCTTCTACAACATCTGCCGCCACCGCGGAAACAAGCTGGTGTGGAACGACTTTCCGAACGAGGAGACCAAGGGCGGGTGCCGGCAGTTCACCTGCAAGTACCACGGCTGGCGCTACGACCTCAAGGGCGACCTGACGTTCGTGCAGCAGGAGGGCGAGTTCTTCGGGCTCGACAGCTCGCGATATGGCCTCAAGCCCGTGCACTGCGATGTGTGGAACGGCTTCATCTTCATCAACTTCGATCCCGAGCCGCAGTGGAGCCTGCGGGAGTTCCTCGGCCCGATGATCACCGCACTCGACGACTACCCGTTCGGGGCGATGACCGAGCGGTACGACTTCGCCGCGGAGAACAACAGCAACTGGAAGATCTTCGCCGACGCGTTCCAGGAGTACTACCACGTACCGTCGCTGCACTCCCAGCAGGTGCCGAGCGCGGTGCGTCAACCCAACGCCTCCTTCGAGTGCGGGCACTTCCAGATCGACGGGCCGCACCGCCTGGTGTCGACCGCCGGTACCCGCCGCTGGAAGCTCGATCCCGACTACATGTACCCCGTCGAGCGGATCACCCGCAGTGGCCTGGTCGGCCCGTGGCGTACCCCGGAGACCCATTTCTCGGCGGGCCTCAACCCGGGTGGTATCGAACCGTGGGGCATCACGAACTTCCAGATCTTCCCCAACCTGGAAATCCTGATCTACCACGGCTGGTATCTGCTGTACCGCTACTGGCCGACGTCGCACAACACCCATAAGTTCGAGGCGTACAACGCCTTTCATCCGGCACGCACGGTGCGCGAGCGCATCGAGCACGAAGTCGCCTCGGTGGTGCTCAAAGAGTTTGCGCTCCAAGACGCCGGCATGCTCGGCGGCACCCAGGCGGCGCTGGAGTACGACGTCGTCGACGACTACCCGCTGTCCGATCAGGAGATCCTGGTCCGGCATCTGCACAAGGTTTCGGTCGACTGGGTCGAGCAGTACAAGGCCCAGCGGGCCCCGGTGGGGGTGTGA
- a CDS encoding SDR family oxidoreductase, with protein sequence MASIALPEQMADVIVFLASDAAAFVNGAIVAADGGWSAG encoded by the coding sequence ATGGCGAGCATCGCCCTGCCGGAGCAGATGGCCGACGTGATCGTCTTCCTGGCCTCCGACGCCGCCGCGTTCGTCAACGGCGCAATCGTGGCAGCCGACGGCGGGTGGTCAGCGGGCTGA
- a CDS encoding dihydrodipicolinate reductase: protein MKPYRVVQWTTGNVSREAVKGILERPGLELVGVFAYSADKVGRDLGELCGLDRTLGVAATNRIEDIVALQPDCVVYMPLHPEIEHLETLLRAGINVATTAHFMTGRAYGEEARARLEAAAVEGGASMFGSGINPGYMQHLASVATNVCRTASYVRILESFDIGPWAGDANQDELGWGRPAGDPNHAADIKHATIPFGDACEALAELLDVSVDGIRCDVEFTYAGKDLDIPGRDVRAGTVAGVYARWIGSAGGLDVVETAVKWTITADLVPAWDITMDYEIEIRGHPNVTLRAGVLPEFGSMTMDEMVGIGSVITAMPVVNAIPAVVAARPGIVGYSDLPAVGTRLIPASPPAQSAAVPPPSRPHFTRQSTLQELTASPVGRLLNRIVARQAKKTATTDRDVAMFVGMAAYQSIEQLVLMSDGKMSWPVADSIIDLANGQPHRIAGRAVAGVRKRWRASPCRSRWPT from the coding sequence ATGAAGCCCTACCGCGTCGTTCAGTGGACGACCGGAAACGTCTCGCGCGAAGCGGTCAAGGGCATCCTCGAACGCCCTGGCCTTGAACTCGTCGGTGTCTTCGCCTATAGCGCTGACAAGGTCGGGAGGGACCTCGGCGAGCTGTGCGGGCTCGACCGCACACTCGGCGTCGCGGCGACCAATCGCATCGAGGACATCGTTGCGCTGCAGCCGGACTGCGTCGTCTACATGCCGTTACACCCTGAAATCGAACATCTGGAGACGCTGCTTCGAGCGGGCATCAACGTCGCGACGACTGCGCACTTCATGACCGGCCGTGCCTATGGCGAGGAGGCGCGAGCGCGGCTCGAGGCCGCCGCCGTGGAAGGTGGTGCCAGCATGTTTGGCAGCGGCATCAATCCCGGATACATGCAGCATCTGGCGTCGGTCGCGACCAACGTGTGCCGTACCGCCAGCTACGTCAGAATCCTTGAGTCGTTCGACATCGGGCCTTGGGCCGGGGACGCGAACCAGGACGAGCTGGGCTGGGGGCGTCCTGCGGGTGACCCGAACCACGCGGCGGACATCAAGCACGCCACCATCCCGTTTGGCGACGCCTGCGAGGCCCTGGCCGAGTTGCTAGACGTCTCCGTCGACGGAATTCGGTGCGATGTGGAGTTCACCTACGCAGGCAAAGATCTCGATATCCCCGGACGTGACGTTCGCGCAGGCACCGTCGCAGGGGTCTACGCACGCTGGATCGGCTCAGCGGGCGGTCTCGATGTCGTGGAGACCGCGGTGAAGTGGACTATCACCGCGGACCTCGTCCCAGCATGGGACATCACGATGGACTACGAAATCGAGATCCGCGGCCACCCCAACGTCACCCTCCGCGCCGGAGTGTTACCCGAGTTCGGCTCGATGACGATGGACGAGATGGTCGGCATCGGTTCAGTGATCACGGCGATGCCCGTTGTTAACGCCATCCCGGCCGTCGTCGCGGCGCGGCCCGGCATCGTCGGTTACTCCGACCTTCCAGCCGTCGGGACCCGTCTGATACCGGCCTCGCCGCCTGCACAGAGTGCTGCGGTCCCGCCACCCTCGCGTCCACATTTCACGCGCCAATCGACCCTGCAGGAACTCACGGCCTCGCCGGTCGGGCGGCTGCTGAACCGAATCGTCGCCAGGCAGGCCAAGAAGACTGCCACCACCGACCGTGACGTTGCGATGTTCGTCGGCATGGCCGCATACCAGAGCATTGAGCAGTTGGTCTTGATGAGCGACGGCAAGATGTCCTGGCCGGTCGCGGACTCGATCATCGATCTGGCGAACGGTCAACCCCATCGTATCGCTGGGCGCGCCGTCGCCGGGGTCCGGAAACGATGGCGAGCATCGCCCTGCCGGAGCAGATGGCCGACGTGA
- a CDS encoding ferredoxin yields MKVVVDEDRCRGHGMCLTLCPDVFSMTDDGYAVADPSEIGPGLEDAVRDAMTNCPEQAIVETND; encoded by the coding sequence ATGAAGGTTGTTGTCGATGAGGATCGGTGCCGCGGGCACGGCATGTGCCTGACGTTGTGCCCAGATGTCTTCAGCATGACTGACGACGGTTATGCGGTCGCCGACCCCTCGGAGATCGGCCCCGGCCTCGAGGACGCGGTTCGCGATGCCATGACGAACTGTCCGGAACAAGCAATCGTCGAAACGAACGACTAG